The sequence TACAAGctactcttttttttttgcgggtatagTACAAGCTACTCAGAGCAAATGGAATCTTACTTAGCCGACGGCTGAGCCTTAAGAACTCATATAATCATGGACAATCTTCACTTTTTTTAATAGAAAAGACACACGAAGGGTGTTTTATATCTGATATTATCAGAGGGAAAATGGCCAGTATAGATAAAAAAGGACAACTTGATACAAAATCACATGTAAAAGGTATTACTTGCTCTACATTGGTTGTATGAGCTTGTTTAATGCTTCTGCTTGTGATATTATGAATATATGCTCTGTTTACTCAATTGCCTGACATGGATGTCCAACGGTATAAAGGACTTGTTGCCGGATTTTCTCACGAGCATGTTTGGTTTGTTTGTGTTCTTTGTGGTAACATTCCTTCTATTTGACATAGCCCGTTGTTTTAAAACAATGAGGCTGATACCTATGCTTTTGGAATGTTTATGTTACAAATGATAATTAGGAGTAGTCTAACTATTGGGGCCAacttttttgaacacagtacaaacgcaagcgctcatatacacgcgcatacactcattccCTATGAACGTACGCACGCATAGCCAAAAATTCTagaataaattcaggaataaatgcgagtaccaggacttgaaccctggtggattggggataccacagtccctctaaccctCCAACCATGGGTTGGTTCGCAACTACTGGGGCCAACTGTAGTGAATTTGTAGATACTTGATAGAGCCtttcaaaataatatatgtgaGGTTATCGACCTCACAATGCAACCAAATCAACCATGTGGCCTAACCCATGGGTATTAATTAGATAAACCAGATGATGGTCACAATAGTAGCTAGTGATAGAAATTCATGTTAAAAAAATGgacgccgataagtgccacacgtgtgggcgttaggagatctgcccacacattttgtgtggtgtataagaggaacaacccacacacctacgtgtgggcaaaacaagtaatgcccacacacctTTTTTCCCTCCCGATcactctcacacgcgtgcgtgtggacgaaatagataacgcccacacgtcccgtgcgtcaggcctcgtacctcgtggtcccgcatgCCCACGTGACAGTCACCgtgcgcccgcagttgccatggtccagaccctcgtccatgttcgtttaactgcagttgccatgtcgctgaactacggttgccatgtcggacaactacagttgtaaTGGTTGCTCAACTGCTGTTGCCATCTCATGTCAAAAGTTCTAGATGCCATTTTTGGGCAAATGCggttgttgccatgtatggtctgatttACTATAGTTGCCAAgatttgaaaactttaggggtttgccacctactaacactaggcagttgccatgtatggtctgatttactacagttgccatgatgtGAAAACCTtaagagttgccacctactaacactaggcagttgccacctataaaaagacatggcaaaacaacatgttcggataaaaaaaaagagttgccatctgcttacaagcacactagagcagttgccgtgtaccctacaaaaatacatggcaactgacatgttcggggttaaaaaaaagagagagttgccaccttcttataaagcacactagggcaggtgtcatgtacactgcaaaacacaTGGTAAGTGGCAACTTGGATGTGGGAgatgagacgggcgtgtgggcgagatggcaaatgacACACACCAACCCTTGTGCGTTAGTGGAAAGTGGCTTGTGGGCGAACTGTTGAATGCCNNNNNNNNNNNNNNNNNNNNNNNNNNNNNNNNNNNNNNNNNNNNNNNNNNNNNNNNNNNNNNNNNNNNNNNNNNNNNNNNNNNNNNNNNNNNNNNNNNNNNNNNNNNNNNNNNNNNNNNNNNNNNNNNNNNNNNNNNNNNNNNNNNNNNNNNNNNNNNNNNNNNNNNNNNNNNNNNNNNNNNNNNNNNNNNNNNNNNNNNNNNNNNNNNNNNNNNNNNNNNNNNNNNNNNNNNNNNNNNNNNNNNNNNNNNNNNNNNNggtaaatgcccacacaccagcccagtcctacgtgACACTAGAAACATGCCAAAATTCGTGCGCTCACaaacggacgcggatccacgcgtgtgaGCGAGATGCAAACGCTCACgggtgtgggcgttagtgttttcgtaAAAATTCATGTTGTGCTATCTTATATCTTTTCTACCTTTTTCCAAACCTACGTGCAATCTGCAGAGAAAAATGCGCAAGATCGAGCagaaaagtatgtcacctttgTACGCATAACCCTAATTTGCGTTGTCGATCCCGAAAATCACGGTTGCTGCTGCTTATTGCGCGCATAGGAGCTAGATCGTAGCCTCGGCCTTGCCGCTGCTGCCGTTGCCACACGTTCAGAGATGATTCCGAGGTGGCGGCGACCAGACGATCAGCCAAGGCACAACCACGAGAGAGGAGCAAAGGAAAGATGAAAAGAAGCCTGATCTGATAATGCATTATGCCATTTATGCGTCGCACCTACCTGGGCTGCCTCAGTCTTACCGAATCAAAATATCGCTAAATTTCCGAAAACAAAAGGATCGCTTTACTCGGCGTCTCCGTTACAACTTGGGCTAGCGCTAACagcatcgtttttttctagggtgcTTGCACGCTGCGTTTCTACATAACAGAGCATATCAGTATATTGGGGGCACTTCGTAgtcggggcccggggcggccgcccctctCGGGGCCGGCCCTGACATCGGCACAAAGGGTTGCGTGGTTAGTAGACGTGAGCTGTCTGTGGGCTAGTTTTCAGTCTGTGGTGTGCTTGAGCATTTTGTTTGCATGTGCGACTTGTGGTTTCTTTTGCGCTTGCTATGTTGGTTGATTACAAAGCGATGCCTTTTTTTAAAATTATGTGAACAATTTGGTGCACTGGTGTTGATGTTGTATGATGATGGTAGACCTGATTTGTGGCATGCAGGCGGAGTGGGTCTACGGGTGAATTTGACATTCGAGACTCACGCAAGCAAAGTGTACACAAGAGCTATGTTCGAGCAATTTGTGCAAACCGGGTCGAAGAATTGCAGAAAGATTTGTTGTGCAGATTGAGACACACACAAGAAGACTATCGGGAGAAATGGAGCAGGGTGATAGGGTGATTTTCTTAGTGAAAAAATGATTTACGGCGGAGCATGGTTTGAATGTGAATGTGGCTTGTTTGAACACATGGGGATGCTCTGTTGCCACATTTTGGAAGGTAGATATTTTTACTAGCCTGCAGGGCATGCTAGATTTTGGCAAGCTTCCTAACCTATGTTGTACTTGTAGGTCATGGATAACATCGGGATGATAGAAACAACGGAGAGCCATATAGTGAAAAGGTAGATGAAGGATGCAAGAGATATTTTGCCTGATCACTTGAAGCACCACCAGCCAGACCAGATCAATAAAACGTGCTAACTTTCCAGCATAACCGAATGTACGAAGGCGTTGGAGCCGGTTCGACTTGAGGACGCAAGTGTGCAGGCGTATGAAACTTTGATGGACCTTTTCGAGCATGATATGTCGGTGATGGCGATGTTCAGTAAGTGTCGTGACTGACTAGGCCATGAGGACCGGGCTGACAACAACAAGGTGGCACAGGCGGGCAATGAACATTCTATGAAAAGTGCAGGTGCAGATGATAGGATGCCAGGAAGTATGAACCCTCTACTTGGCTTAATGGCCCCAAGCAAGAAGAGGGACAAGGCACCTTACGAGGGGATGAGGCAAAGAACTAGGTTTTGCAATATTTGCAAAGCACAAGGACACAAAAGAACTTGCCCGAAAACGAGTGGAGATGCCCTAAGCGACCAAGGAAGGGAGGCGGATGCAGCAAGTGGAGCACATGAAGAACACTTACGAGAAGGGCACATGAAGAACACTTTCGAGCAGCAGACAGAAGGACAACTTGTGACTTAAAACCTGGAAATAGTTATGTTTATTTCAAAGCCGATGTGTGGCTGATGCCAGGATGGAGTCATGGTTTTTAATTCCATTATTCGTGAAGTGTTGTAAGCGAACTGACATGTCAAACTATTAGCACTGTGTTGTTGCAATAGTCATGCAGACTATCTGATGGTTCTTCAAAGCCATATGCGACTCGGAAGAGGAAGTGAAACGAGATGAACAGAGTAGGGACGATAAGGGATCCAAAGTCAGACTAGCGGTGTTGGAGCCGTAATAAATTGGTTAGCGCTCGTACGCTTGGAGACCGGACCAAGTGCGTGTAGAACCGGTTCATAAACGTGAACAAGCGTCGAGACCTAGAAGGCCACACTGGCCTTCAGCAATAAATAAGGACTGCTAGTTGCTCTGCATATATATCCCTCCCACGCAGCTAAAAAGAAGTgaagctgcatccaagcccaaagCCTGTACACCTATATACACGGCCTGTCAGAATTAACCGGGCTTACTGGGCCGCGCACGCGTGCCGATCCTTCCGCTAGGCCCTCCTCCTGCGCTCTCAGAGCAGGTTGGATTTCTCTCTTcccactccgccaccgccaccgccgccgccagcgaTGGCCCGCCCTCCGGCGAACGGCGTACCggcgccgcagcctccgccacctccCCCAGGCCGCTGCCACTTCTGGCTCCCCAACAAGCGCCGCCACTGCGCCAACTCCCCTATCCCATCCTCCCAGTAAGCAACTCCAGCTAACCTCCCACATATCCCCCGTTTGACCTCCACTCACCACCACCCTACTGCGCAGGTACTGCGGGAACCACTCGCCGGAGTCCTCCTCCGACTCGCGCCGCCGAGTCCCCTGCCCCGTCGACCCCTCCCAGTAAGCCCCCTGCACCACTCCCCCAGGTAGCTCCAGCGCCACCGCTCTTCTCCTACCCGCTGATTTTATTTTCCCCTGTGCAGCACGGTGTTCGAGGAGAACCTGGAGGCTCACGTCGGCAAGTGCCCCTTCAGGAAGCAGGCCGACGCCCTTGCCGGGCAGCCGTACTACTCCAAGGGCATCAACTCCGGAGGGGGAGATGCCGGtggcgccgccgtcacctccgccTCCAAGCGCGCTTCCGTGCACAAGCTCTCAGAGGAGGAGTTCTGGGCCTTGGTTGGGAAGATCCGGTCGGCGCACGCTGCGGCGGCCGTCCAAATGCGCGAGTCCTACATCGCCCCAGACGCCTGTGATAAGTGGATGAAGGGGCAGGTTGATAGGTGGGTGCTGTGGCAGTTTGAGGGGGTTGTGATAATTTGTAATGTTTTGGTTCCTGTGAGGCTTCAGGAGTGATTTATGTTGGTGCTTTGGATAGGAAGGTGCCGTATCAGGAGAAGCACGTTGTGCAGCAGGTGTCGATCGTGGGGAACATGGAAACATTTGGTCTGCTGCCGAGGGGTGGCGCTGAGGATGCAACGAAGGAGATCGCGTTGAAGAATGCTCCGGCAGTTGTTGAATTTGGTGCTGGGAGGGGTTACTTGACTCAGATGTTGGCAGACTGTTATGGGATCAAGAATATCTTCTTGGTCGAGAGACGAGCGTACAAGCTCAAGGTCAGCTTATGTGCACAAGAAACCTCGTTTTGGGGATTAGCTTACAACTTTACATTATGTTCATTGCTGATCCCTGTTAGTTACCCCATTTTTGCTGAATGCAACCTAATTTTCGTGTTGAACTTTACAACCTAATTTCACCAGGACTATTCCTTTGTTTTTGAAGCAATTCAGGATTAGTTCTGTCACTTCCTCGTTAACTGTTGTTGTCCTGTTCTTCCTTTTCTCTCAAATTTGTAGGCTGATCGAAGTTTAAGGCAAAATGAGGGTGTTAAATTGGAGCGTTTGAGGATAGATAGTaagatttcttttctttctttattaTTGCACAGCTGACAGGGGCATTTGGGTAGCTTGCGAGCGCCTTTGGGCGCTCAGTATTTTACCTGTGCATTTGCTCATGTATTTGTGTGCTGAAGTTATGCATTTGCAAACCAAAGTTGTCATACATTAATGTTTTCTACTTCGATATGAATGCAGTTGAGGATTTGAACCTGCATGGAGTAAAAGCGTTGAGTGGAAGTCAGTATCTAGCAATCGGAAAACATCTATGTGGGCCTGCAACAGGTGATTCCTGCATTTGTAAACAATGCAGTGTTTCATGTATAGGTGTACTGATACAGAAGTGCGTGAGGCTAGCTGAATGTTCCTGAGAAACCTTTTCTTTCCTCCACAGATATGACCATAATGTGCTGTCTTCATGAACTACACAATCatacagaagagaaaggccatgACAAGCATCATCTCCGGGGCCTTGCTTTAGCCACCTGCTGCCACCATCTTTGCCAATGGAAGCATTATGCAAGTAATTACAGCTTGCCAAGCCTTGCAGCAAATTCTGTTTGGGATATATCATGCCACTTACCGCTTAGTTGCATGTATAATACTAACAAAGTCTGTTATATACTTAATACTTTGGAAGGTATATTAAAGCTGTTTGAATTGCTTTGAAAAGAATCATTTTTTTTGTGATTGCAGATAAAGCTTTCCTCTCTGGACTAGGGATTGCGGAGGAAGAGTTCCATGCCATGACATGGTTTAGCAGTTGGGCTGTGGATGGAGACCACAGCTCCCAGGACTCTTTGGGGTCTGAAGACTCGTCTTCTGAAGTAATCAGGTAAGAAATCATTAAACAAGTCTCAGCTAAGCCTTAACTCTGTTATGAGTTCCTATAACTGTAGAAGACCTTCTGTTAGAATCTTGTTAGGACCTCTATTATCACCCTTGCCATTCATTTCTGAAGTGAAATAAATGAAATAAGGAATACAAGTTTTAACTCGAGCAACATTGCAAAAACTCCTTGTCATTCATTTGCGAAGTGAAATAAGGAATCATTAGAACAAGTCTCAACTAAATAAGTCTTCTTAACTCTGCCCTACAGTTTGCTAATTACAAAATGTTTAGATCTTTATCACCCTTGTATTACATCTTGACTAGCAAAAGTTTAAACTAACAACattgcaaaaaaaaaataaaaaaaaagtccGCACCATTCATTCTGGAACACTGGAACCTCGGCACAATTAATGGTCCCACGAAAGCTTGCTATGTTTCTAACACCGTgttttattggacaaggaacagaGGAACCGAGAAGCCTGATCCGGAGATTGTCGGAGTCGACAGGATCATCCGCGGTATACCGGGTGTGGAGAGGAGCGCACTGGGATTCATGTGCAAAGATATCATTGACACCGGGAGGATGCTATGGCTTAGATCTAAGGGTCTAGATGCAGACCTCGTAAGCTATGTTCAGTCAGATATTTCGCCGGAGAACCATTTGCTCATGGCCAAGTGTAAGTCTTGATTGGGTTAAGCAATTTTTTTCTCAACCCTGAGAAAATTGGCAGAATTTTGTTGTAAAACGCTTTGTGTTTACAGAAATAGCCATCAGGATTCTCGACTCCGAAATGAAAGGGTTTGGTGAGAAAAACACTGCCATGACCGTCCAGATTTTGGATGATGGACCTCAAGAGTGTGTATCACAGTATGATCTTTAGGACAGTTTATGCATGGATTCATGAGAGAGGGAGTGCAGCACCCGAGCTTCACTGCTCTCTATATTTAAAAATTTTGAAATTCGTGTTTTGGAAGTTTCAAAAATATGACAATTTTCCTGGGGATACATATACACATTCTGAATACCCGTGGCAAAGTTTTGGTAGAAATCTCACTTTGTTTTGGGCTATAGAAAAAAAAATTCTGACAATGTATAAGAAAAGGGGTGCCATTTTTGTCAGGAATTtctcttttttgtatttctcaaaaTACAAAGtatttctctttaagatttttacCGGGCCTTAGGAATGTGTGTATGTATTCATGTATTTTATTTAAGATTTTTTGTGTGCAACCGAAGTGtcttttccaaaattttcaaatatCAAGAGCCATGGAGCCTGGTAGCTGCAAGCACTTTTCGATGGATTCATGCTTTACTCACACCCACACAAAGATACAAAAGCAATTTTACTGACACCAATACTCCTCCAAACACAATTATAACACACGGTAGATCACATCTCATAAAATCTGTAACAAAATTAACTTGTCGCTCCGCTCTCCACCGCCGCCTCAAATTGCTTGCCGCCGGATGGATCAATCTCTCTGCGGAGAATCTGTAAAACTTGTCTCTCTCCTTTGTATATATCTCAGTGACAGAGTTTCTCTATCAACAAAAACTCCTCTCCTCTTCGAATTGCAAGGATGAATGAATGTCGTCCATCACTAGCTTTGGCTACGAGTATGTTACTTAGGCCTGggagcaaaacaagaagacataagGATAATACCGGCGACGTGCCCGGCTAGTATGATCAATAACCATAGGAAGGCAGAATGCAGTAGCATTCCGCAACACTGATTTTGTCCATCTTTTTGTATAAAATGCATCGATAGATTATAGAGCCGTACTATCCTTTCATAAGCTTATGGTTAATTTGGTTGCGTTCCGTACGAAGCCTGAAGACGTACATCCTAAGTTTTAAAATGTTGCACTGTATAAGAGTACATCCTACGTACTGGTACATATCAAGGAGAATAAGTAAGACTGACATACGTATGAGCCAGCTCGAAACTCTTCCTTCACCTTCCACTTGGGTGATGGACCTCCTGTTTCATGATATGTGTAATCTTCTCCTTTGTTCCTACAAGCACAGAGAAGAAACGACGACGATAGttaaccaagtactccctccgttccgaaataattgtctttctagagatttcaacaagtgactacatacggagcaaaatgagtgaatctacactctaaaccatgtctacatacattcgtatgttgtagtccatttgagatggctagaaagacaattatttcggaacggagggagtacttagtactccctccgttcctaaatataagtctttgtagagattttactatgaaccacatacggatgtatatagatgcattttagagtgtagttcattcattttactccgtatgtagttcatagtggaatgtctccaaagacttatatttaggaacggagggagtatataatataACAAATGTGTTCACTATCATGCACGATTAGTACATACCAATGCTGGTGAGAGCAGCATGTCAAGATATGACATATAATGCTACGAGGGCCTTGTGCTAGGCCATTTATGCTGCACTGATCCATAGCTAGTGACCAGGTGCGAGCACTGATGTCGTATTGCGCAAAACGGTGCTTTTGTGGACGGAAGTACACGATAGTATTGGCCTTGACCATGGGAAATGCCCTGGAAGAAACACAGATACTCCTTGGTCCCATGAAGATAGTGTTTTCTCCAAGGTTTGTTACCGGAATGAATTTTCCCAAGATAAGGTCAGCAAGCCTATAAACCGTTATATGGGATAGCTGAACATCGTCGTGTGCAACCACTAAGATCTCCAAACCATACTCTACCAGGTGGCAAGCCTCTAGGGGTTTCTCTATCGGGCCTGTGAAGATCAACTTTGGTGGGTCTTGATAGTGGCATACGTCCATCTCAAAAATCCGTGGTGCACCATTCCTATCAGCAAAGAAGGCGGGAACATCGTATATCTTTCCATGTAATGGCAGAGGTCCATTGATATATGACCCTGGGCATGTCCAACTTAGCATCGTCCATTGTGTATCTAGAGAGGTAGCAACAGCCCCATAAAAATACAAATTGAAGGTAATCAAAACAGTGACAGATCCTGCAACAAAGGAAGCACTAGTAGAGATGTATCTCATCGTCTTGATCTCGAGCGGCCAAGCTCCTCCCTCGGGCTTCTGCGAGACCAGGGTGGTGAGCCGTGGAAGCTCAACGATGTCACCGGTGAAAGGGTGGAGGAGACGGACGGCTGTGTCGTCGTCCCTCTGGAGGAGGAGTAGGCCGTAGACCGAATCAAGAATACAATGGTTGGCAAACAGTGGGAGGCGGACACGGACAAAGACACCCGAGTCTAGGTTGAAGAACCGGACGTAGTCACCCAGCTCGGGGTGCCCAGGATAAAGGCCACGGCCCTCGGGGAACATCGTCCAGCGACGCGGGTGGAAACGTGGATCGACGACGCCACGGCCACGCGGGCAGAGAGTCTCTGATCGCCATTGCACGCAAACAGCGCGGAAACGGACGTAATCCAGTAAATCGCCGCCAAGCAAGCGCGACGCGACCAGCCGAACAAAATCTCCTTGCATCGATTCCCAGCAAACCCTAGGGCTCCGGGTTGCCGGCGGCAGCGAGGGAGATATGCATCTTTGTTTTGTTGAGGTGGTGGCATGCATCTTCCGGTTAGCTGTCGTCGATCTGATCTTCCAAGAGGCTGGTTTGTATGCAAAATCGGCAAAAGCGATCATGGACTAGATGCCGGCTCGTGAGTTTCGGCAGCCGATGCAGAACGGTCTACCATGCATATAATAGTCGCCTctgcatgcatatatatatattggTTTAGCCAAATTCCAAACTAATCGTTACGATACCAAAACTAATCGTTATGTTAGAGGATTCCCATAAGAATCTGATTTGGGGAAGGTAAGAACTTGAACTAGGTACtgtcaaaaatattttttttactaGGTATTGAACTTCGTCGGACTCCTCCCTTTGCAGCGTGTCAAAATAGGGGAACTCTTCATTTTGCCAGATTGATCCATATGCACACGTGTACATAGTTTTAGAAACTGGACCGGACAGGCGGTCCAACTGAAAACCGTGTCAGTTTTTTAGCAAAAAGTCATTGAACGAAACAATGCGAGGTAGAAATGGGGTGGCGATGCTAATTTCCTTCGCTCGAAAGATGTAGGAATTTACTGAGGTGCTTGCATTGCAAGGGAAGCCCAAAATCAGGATTGAACACCTCAGCTGCATCGGCACCGTTCTCGCGATTTCAACTATCCCAAGAACATCGCAAAACAGAGTTCAGGTGAGGAAGTTATGGCCGTTTTATCGGTATGACCATGGCTGGTTGTACCGGACCCAGACAGCTCTGAAAGTTGCCCTTTCAGGCGGGGATTTTTCACCTATTTCATCCCCGTTTTTTCCCTCATGATCATTG comes from Triticum aestivum cultivar Chinese Spring chromosome 5B, IWGSC CS RefSeq v2.1, whole genome shotgun sequence and encodes:
- the LOC123114136 gene encoding tRNA:m(4)X modification enzyme TRM13 isoform X2, encoding MARPPANGVPAPQPPPPPPGRCHFWLPNKRRHCANSPIPSSQYCGNHSPESSSDSRRRVPCPVDPSHTVFEENLEAHVGKCPFRKQADALAGQPYYSKGINSGGGDAGGAAVTSASKRASVHKLSEEEFWALVGKIRSAHAAAAVQMRESYIAPDACDKWMKGQVDRKVPYQEKHVVQQVSIVGNMETFGLLPRGGAEDATKEIALKNAPAVVEFGAGRGYLTQMLADCYGIKNIFLVERRAYKLKADRSLRQNEGVKLERLRIDIEDLNLHGVKALSGSQYLAIGKHLCGPATDMTIMCCLHELHNHTEEKGHDKHHLRGLALATCCHHLCQWKHYANKAFLSGLGIAEEEFHAMTWFSSWAVDGDHSSQDSLGSEDSSSEVIRGTEKPDPEIVGVDRIIRGIPGVERSALGFMCKDIIDTGRMLWLRSKGLDADLVSYVQSDISPENHLLMAKCKS
- the LOC123114136 gene encoding tRNA:m(4)X modification enzyme TRM13 isoform X1; this encodes MARPPANGVPAPQPPPPPPGRCHFWLPNKRRHCANSPIPSSQYCGNHSPESSSDSRRRVPCPVDPSHTVFEENLEAHVGKCPFRKQADALAGQPYYSKGINSGGGDAGGAAVTSASKRASVHKLSEEEFWALVGKIRSAHAAAAVQMRESYIAPDACDKWMKGQVDRKVPYQEKHVVQQVSIVGNMETFGLLPRGGAEDATKEIALKNAPAVVEFGAGRGYLTQMLADCYGIKNIFLVERRAYKLKADRSLRQNEGVKLERLRIDIEDLNLHGVKALSGSQYLAIGKHLCGPATDMTIMCCLHELHNHTEEKGHDKHHLRGLALATCCHHLCQWKHYANKAFLSGLGIAEEEFHAMTWFSSWAVDGDHSSQDSLGSEDSSSEVIRNRGTEKPDPEIVGVDRIIRGIPGVERSALGFMCKDIIDTGRMLWLRSKGLDADLVSYVQSDISPENHLLMAKCKS